Proteins from a single region of Mus pahari chromosome 2, PAHARI_EIJ_v1.1, whole genome shotgun sequence:
- the Lep gene encoding leptin gives MCWRPLCRFLWLWSYLSYVQAVPIQKVQDDTKTLIKTIVTRINDISHTQSVSAKQRVTGLDFIPGLHPLLSLSKMDQTLAVYQQVLTSLPSQSVLQIANDLENLRDLLHLLAFSKSCSLPQTSGLQKPESLDGVLEASLYSTEVVALSRLQGSLQDILQQLDVSPEC, from the exons ATGTGCTGGAGACCCCTGTGCCGGTTCCTGTGGCTTTGGTCCTATCTGTCCTATGTTCAAGCTGTGCCTATCCAGAAAGTCCAGGATGACACCAAAACCCTCATCAAGACCATTGTCACCAGGATCAATGACATCTCACACACG CAGTCGGTATCCGCCAAGCAGAGGGTCACTGGCTTGGACTTCATTCCTGGGCTTCACCCTCTTCTGAGTTTGTCCAAGATGGACCAGACTCTGGCAGTCTATCAACAGGTCCTCACCAGCCTGCCTTCCCAAAGTGTGCTACAGATAGCCAACGACCTGGAGAATCTCCGAGACCTCCTCCATCTGCTGGCCTTCTCCAAGAGCTGCTCCCTGCCTCAGACCAgtggcctgcagaagccagaaagcCTGGATGGCGTCCTGGAAGCCTCGCTCTACTCCACAGAGGTGGTGGCTCTGAGCAGGCTGCAGGGCTCTCTGCAGGACATTCTTCAACAGTTGGATGTTAGCCCTGAATGCTGA